A part of Magnetospirillum sp. ME-1 genomic DNA contains:
- a CDS encoding recombinase family protein yields MTIPAKLSPRAALYGRFSSSRQNASSAEDQLRQCEERATANGWTVVHRFTDEAISGKDDKRPGYMALQAAVEHREIDVILAESLSRLTRRQGTLGDFYDACLYHDVKLHTMQEGEISRMHVAMYGAINASFLDSLSDGTHRGLSSVINDGKSAGGRSYGYRVPKHPNGQPMTGELEIVPEEAAIIRRIFTEYARGLSPFAIVDTLNAEGVAPPMVKGPLDHNGKPRVWQATTVNGNRDRGVGILNNELYVGRRVWNKLRYINVPGTKKRESRLNPESEWKIVPVPHLRIVDDALWQAVKDRQAKLDARRDANRIEGEDAGGANRTNRRPTYLLSGLTRCGCCGGTMNIGGSKPKRLFCSSNKSKGKSVCKGIPGISMEKLERIVLDGLRHHLMQPEAVADFIRRYQIHQRDQDASRQETLARLRASQAQTEKEIANIMTAIKAGIFTATTKAELETLEARKDKLARDVQSASQAAPIIPDDLAETYAAQVDALVTSLNQPDSRLEAADAVRNLIDRIVVHWDEDAGDHVVRLEGQILELLRAATNENAAALGAAASFAVNGCGGRI; encoded by the coding sequence ATGACGATCCCTGCCAAGTTGTCGCCCCGCGCCGCCCTGTATGGACGGTTCAGCAGCTCGCGCCAGAATGCCTCGAGCGCCGAGGATCAACTGCGCCAATGCGAGGAGCGGGCGACGGCCAATGGCTGGACGGTGGTGCATCGGTTCACCGATGAGGCGATCTCGGGCAAGGATGACAAACGCCCCGGCTACATGGCCCTGCAGGCCGCTGTGGAGCACCGCGAGATTGATGTCATCCTTGCCGAGTCCCTGAGCCGCCTGACTCGGCGCCAGGGCACCCTCGGCGACTTCTACGATGCCTGCCTCTACCATGATGTCAAACTGCACACCATGCAGGAGGGCGAGATCAGCCGCATGCATGTGGCCATGTATGGGGCGATCAACGCCAGCTTCCTGGACAGCCTGTCCGACGGCACCCACCGGGGACTGAGTTCCGTCATCAATGATGGCAAATCGGCGGGGGGACGGTCCTACGGTTACCGGGTGCCCAAGCATCCCAACGGCCAGCCCATGACCGGGGAGTTGGAGATCGTGCCGGAGGAGGCGGCGATCATCCGCCGCATCTTCACCGAGTATGCGCGCGGCCTCTCCCCCTTCGCCATTGTCGATACCCTCAATGCTGAAGGCGTGGCCCCGCCCATGGTCAAGGGACCGCTGGATCATAATGGCAAGCCGAGGGTCTGGCAGGCCACAACCGTCAACGGCAACCGGGATCGTGGCGTTGGCATCCTGAACAACGAGCTGTATGTCGGGCGCCGGGTCTGGAACAAGCTGCGCTACATCAACGTACCGGGCACCAAGAAGCGCGAGAGCCGCCTCAATCCCGAGAGCGAATGGAAGATCGTCCCGGTGCCACATTTGCGCATCGTCGATGACGCGCTGTGGCAGGCGGTGAAGGACCGCCAGGCCAAGCTCGATGCCCGCCGGGATGCCAACCGGATTGAAGGCGAGGATGCCGGCGGAGCCAATCGCACCAACCGGCGCCCCACCTACCTGCTCTCCGGCCTGACACGCTGCGGCTGCTGTGGCGGCACCATGAATATCGGTGGGTCCAAGCCCAAGCGGCTGTTCTGCTCCTCCAACAAGAGCAAGGGCAAGTCCGTCTGCAAGGGCATTCCCGGCATCAGCATGGAGAAGCTGGAGCGCATCGTCCTGGATGGCCTGCGCCATCACCTGATGCAGCCCGAGGCGGTGGCCGACTTCATCCGGCGCTACCAGATCCACCAGCGTGACCAGGACGCCAGCCGCCAGGAGACCCTGGCCCGACTGCGCGCGTCCCAGGCCCAGACCGAGAAGGAGATCGCCAATATCATGACGGCGATCAAGGCCGGCATCTTCACCGCCACCACCAAGGCCGAACTGGAGACGCTGGAGGCGCGCAAGGACAAGCTCGCCCGCGATGTCCAATCCGCCAGCCAGGCGGCGCCCATCATCCCCGACGATCTGGCCGAGACCTACGCCGCCCAGGTGGACGCGCTGGTCACCTCGCTCAATCAGCCCGACAGCCGGTTGGAAGCGGCCGATGCCGTCCGCAACCTGATCGACCGAATCGTGGTCCATTGGGACGAGGATGCCGGCGACCATGTGGTGCGGCTTGAGGGGCAGATCCTAGAATTGCTACGGGCGGCCACAAACGAAAACGCCGCAGCCTTGGGGGCTGCGGCGAGTTTCGCGGTCAATGGTTGCGGGGGCAGGATTTGA
- a CDS encoding AAA family ATPase, with product MADTPASPWLHFSKLPHEMPSWLIGDYVPAKSLTCLYGKRGQGKTFLALDWACSIAMGRAWQEQAVTRGRVAYLLAERPDGLKRRLMGWLHHAGKPDLIKGEPFTDDGKIHWLQFTQADFLLDVDNSPDPERRGNNELIKMLEAEFPKERPLALLVIDPLAAFMSGSENETTDMQRFVRGCLKIISRLKCSILLIHHEGKGNVNNILGARGSSALEAGMDTVLYLAPRNNDMIAELRVTKQREGAEPKPRWLQFVEQEAADGQKLGLFPTKTTEPPPKDKTTDKKKNADITAQSLPPLAEEIMAAVQKLEASGVPAEIKSIRPHITKMRGRGDRPTRDAIDQLVASGALVISSAHSGTRGTVYRSAVAAPIDTSENADTVIAADPVPATDTDKPPAAPSEEMTKPAPTEAKKKKATKAPAQPAPEPAPEPKKTVKAPKITKGGKAAEAKPSRRKMAAPLPDTPKDPVATAPVQSDGGTSRSADTRKPRPRKKTP from the coding sequence GTGGCCGACACCCCCGCCTCGCCGTGGCTGCATTTCTCAAAGCTGCCGCATGAGATGCCGAGCTGGCTGATCGGCGACTACGTCCCGGCCAAGAGCCTCACATGCCTGTATGGGAAGCGCGGCCAGGGCAAGACCTTCCTGGCGCTGGACTGGGCGTGCAGCATCGCCATGGGACGAGCATGGCAGGAACAGGCTGTCACCCGAGGTCGGGTGGCCTATTTGCTCGCCGAGCGCCCTGACGGACTGAAGCGACGTCTGATGGGATGGCTTCATCATGCAGGCAAGCCCGATCTGATCAAGGGCGAACCCTTTACCGACGATGGCAAAATTCACTGGCTGCAGTTCACCCAGGCCGATTTTCTGCTGGACGTGGACAACAGCCCCGATCCGGAGCGGCGCGGCAATAACGAGCTGATCAAAATGCTCGAGGCCGAATTTCCCAAGGAACGCCCCCTGGCCCTGCTGGTGATCGACCCGCTGGCGGCATTCATGAGTGGCTCGGAGAATGAGACCACCGATATGCAACGCTTCGTGCGCGGCTGCCTCAAAATCATCAGCCGCCTGAAATGCTCAATTCTGCTGATCCATCATGAGGGCAAGGGCAACGTCAATAACATCCTGGGCGCACGCGGATCGTCCGCCCTCGAAGCCGGCATGGATACGGTTCTGTACCTCGCTCCCCGCAACAATGACATGATTGCCGAACTTCGTGTCACCAAGCAGCGCGAAGGCGCGGAACCCAAGCCCAGATGGCTTCAATTTGTCGAGCAGGAGGCCGCCGACGGCCAGAAGCTTGGCCTCTTTCCCACGAAGACGACGGAGCCGCCCCCTAAGGACAAGACGACTGACAAAAAGAAAAATGCTGATATCACCGCGCAATCCCTGCCGCCGCTTGCCGAGGAGATCATGGCGGCCGTCCAAAAATTGGAGGCCAGCGGGGTACCGGCAGAGATCAAATCAATTCGACCGCACATCACGAAAATGCGAGGGCGGGGTGACCGGCCAACCAGAGATGCCATTGACCAACTCGTCGCCAGCGGCGCCCTCGTCATTTCGTCGGCTCACAGTGGGACAAGGGGAACCGTCTACCGCAGCGCTGTCGCGGCGCCAATCGATACATCCGAAAACGCCGACACGGTCATTGCCGCCGATCCGGTTCCGGCTACCGATACTGACAAGCCGCCCGCCGCACCGTCGGAGGAAATGACAAAACCGGCGCCAACCGAGGCGAAGAAGAAAAAGGCGACCAAGGCCCCTGCCCAGCCCGCCCCCGAGCCAGCCCCTGAGCCCAAGAAGACGGTGAAGGCGCCGAAGATCACCAAGGGAGGCAAGGCGGCAGAGGCGAAGCCATCCCGCCGGAAGATGGCGGCGCCATTACCCGATACCCCCAAAGATCCAGTTGCTACAGCGCCGGTTCAGTCCGATGGTGGTACGTCACGGTCCGCAGATACGCGGAAGCCTCGCCCGAGGAAGAAAACGCCATGA
- a CDS encoding DUF5131 family protein — protein sequence MRFPTLSSIIAVLTFWKRSTDKAGVKPEQATVPPGKRQNVRRRTGIAWTTKTISPAKGCTQCSPECEECYATNWAARHQAKGSRGYAGTVKDGKFTGVVGIVADEIGKLAKINTDLVFVNSMSDTFHANVPDETVKAIFDAMAANPHDTRFQVLTKRAARMAAFSQGYAIPDKVWCGVTVGCQSSLHRLDQLRKVKAAVRWVSCEPLLEPLDLTPWLADGTLSWVVVGGESGLRHRPMDAAWVEDILGQCQRHGVPFFLKQWSGRSPKKDTEYPPTIDGQVWHQFPA from the coding sequence ATGCGCTTTCCGACCCTCAGCAGCATCATCGCCGTCCTGACGTTTTGGAAACGTTCCACCGATAAGGCCGGTGTCAAACCGGAGCAGGCCACCGTTCCGCCTGGCAAGCGGCAGAATGTCAGGCGGAGGACCGGTATTGCCTGGACCACCAAGACGATAAGTCCGGCCAAGGGCTGCACCCAGTGCTCGCCGGAATGTGAGGAATGCTACGCAACCAACTGGGCGGCCAGGCATCAGGCCAAGGGCAGTCGGGGCTACGCTGGCACCGTCAAGGATGGGAAGTTCACCGGTGTCGTCGGCATCGTGGCGGATGAAATCGGGAAGCTCGCCAAGATCAACACCGACTTGGTCTTCGTCAATTCCATGTCGGATACATTCCATGCGAATGTGCCTGATGAAACGGTGAAGGCCATATTCGACGCCATGGCGGCCAATCCCCATGACACCCGCTTCCAAGTGCTGACCAAGCGGGCAGCGCGCATGGCGGCATTCAGCCAGGGCTATGCCATTCCCGACAAGGTCTGGTGCGGAGTCACTGTCGGGTGTCAATCCTCCCTGCACCGGCTCGACCAACTGCGCAAGGTCAAGGCGGCGGTGCGATGGGTTTCGTGCGAGCCGCTGCTGGAGCCCCTCGACCTCACGCCCTGGCTCGCCGATGGCACGTTGTCCTGGGTTGTCGTCGGCGGGGAGTCCGGCCTACGGCATCGGCCGATGGATGCGGCCTGGGTCGAGGATATCCTCGGCCAGTGCCAGCGCCACGGGGTGCCCTTCTTTCTGAAGCAGTGGAGCGGACGGTCTCCGAAGAAGGACACCGAGTATCCGCCGACCATCGACGGTCAGGTCTGGCATCAGTTCCCGGCATGA
- a CDS encoding HIRAN domain-containing protein, translating into MSAHERLERAMAIEAGRAWLAASPRAAMPTERVARAAFYDGPLLGGAATDDILIALREPDNPHDANAIAWWSELAQVGHVPAELAEALAPRMDDRLALWARVFQEATTDHPGTMLVEMFGPAMKGGNAGGDVTETEWGSDTDIPF; encoded by the coding sequence ATGAGCGCCCACGAGCGGCTGGAGCGCGCCATGGCCATCGAGGCCGGGCGCGCGTGGCTGGCGGCATCGCCTCGGGCGGCGATGCCGACCGAGCGGGTGGCCAGAGCCGCCTTCTACGATGGCCCTCTGCTGGGCGGCGCCGCCACGGACGATATCCTGATCGCCCTGCGCGAGCCCGACAATCCCCATGACGCCAACGCCATCGCCTGGTGGTCGGAACTGGCCCAGGTCGGCCATGTCCCCGCCGAGCTTGCCGAGGCTCTGGCCCCCCGGATGGATGACCGGCTGGCGTTGTGGGCGCGGGTGTTCCAGGAAGCGACGACGGATCATCCCGGCACCATGCTGGTGGAGATGTTCGGCCCGGCGATGAAGGGCGGCAATGCGGGCGGCGACGTGACCGAGACCGAATGGGGCAGCGATACGGACATACCATTCTGA
- a CDS encoding DUF3987 domain-containing protein — translation MPKKARARKAKPLTAQPEQLSLLDLIREGRLGPEQTEALRGLMAAKPASGSWRGLPIMPPGSLLERAVGLFERTTDFPLELPAFMVLHMLAAHLLDLGVEIAVAGTRLRPDLWTTLLAPSGAGKTKTATVLGRVMPVRLFPETTSSARFIEELAAHNRGLWLQDEWGQVLRRMETQSYAEEMREYLLRVHDGKPLARRTAKGTIEVEEPALVILGTTVLDTFTSIVSAESMLDGFMQRFGIVIGDADPKRTPDKFPIYRVEEPGNLAPLHAAWQAIAALPLHPLYTVTAEGETAYETGFGQLFGQHHAIPASFFRRVMWRAFKYAAIYHVLLGKADDRIDAEDVGWAMRVAALHLTDARRLLDGYHLTELEDIVVKAEAYQAKIGHRPTKRDLISGVRGIRNNAMAEFVLELMAPLPASNDNTAPVEEGAAA, via the coding sequence ATGCCGAAGAAAGCTCGAGCAAGGAAGGCGAAGCCGTTGACGGCTCAGCCGGAGCAGTTGAGCCTGCTGGACCTGATCCGTGAGGGACGGCTGGGTCCGGAACAGACCGAAGCCTTGCGCGGCCTGATGGCCGCCAAACCGGCTTCGGGTTCCTGGCGAGGCCTGCCCATCATGCCGCCCGGCAGCCTGCTGGAGCGTGCGGTCGGCCTGTTCGAGCGGACCACGGACTTTCCTCTCGAGCTGCCGGCCTTCATGGTGCTGCACATGCTGGCCGCACACCTGCTGGACCTGGGCGTCGAGATCGCGGTGGCCGGCACCCGGCTGCGCCCCGATCTGTGGACGACGCTGCTGGCCCCCAGTGGGGCCGGCAAGACCAAGACCGCCACGGTACTGGGCCGGGTGATGCCGGTGAGGCTGTTCCCCGAGACCACCAGCTCCGCCCGCTTCATCGAGGAACTGGCCGCCCACAATCGCGGCCTCTGGCTGCAGGACGAATGGGGCCAGGTGCTGCGGCGGATGGAGACCCAATCCTATGCCGAGGAGATGCGGGAATACCTGCTGAGGGTCCACGACGGTAAGCCGCTGGCCCGACGCACCGCCAAGGGCACCATCGAGGTGGAGGAGCCGGCACTGGTCATCCTGGGCACCACGGTGCTCGACACCTTCACCAGCATCGTATCCGCCGAGAGCATGCTGGATGGCTTCATGCAGCGGTTCGGCATCGTCATCGGCGATGCCGATCCGAAGCGTACACCCGACAAATTCCCCATCTACCGGGTGGAGGAGCCGGGCAACCTGGCCCCGCTGCACGCTGCGTGGCAAGCCATCGCCGCGCTGCCGCTCCATCCCCTCTACACGGTGACCGCCGAGGGTGAGACGGCCTACGAGACCGGCTTCGGCCAGCTGTTCGGGCAGCACCATGCCATTCCGGCGAGTTTCTTCCGCCGCGTGATGTGGCGCGCCTTCAAATACGCCGCAATCTACCATGTCCTGCTGGGCAAGGCCGATGACCGGATCGACGCCGAGGACGTGGGCTGGGCCATGCGGGTGGCGGCCCTGCACCTGACCGACGCCCGGCGCCTGCTGGACGGGTATCACCTGACCGAGCTGGAAGATATCGTGGTCAAGGCCGAAGCCTATCAGGCCAAGATCGGCCACCGCCCCACCAAGCGGGATCTGATCTCCGGCGTGCGGGGCATCCGCAACAACGCCATGGCGGAGTTCGTGCTGGAACTCATGGCGCCCCTTCCCGCCTCCAATGACAACACCGCTCCCGTCGAGGAAGGAGCGGCGGCATGA
- a CDS encoding plasmid recombination protein, with amino-acid sequence MDSATNDNDDGKGPFCILRHGRKSHTWGELRQASQHTVRDPTVSWLGDNIDPTRSPLNEVLVGTGDVVEDVRVRLTAVGLTPKAGQVVARELLLSASHAHFAGLGQTGRDGDWDQDRLTAWKTATVDFLKGEFGDNLVTVSLHLDESVPHAHCWVTTAVNVEKKSRGRPRKDGTRPAAVMGWTLNHDRVIGSGKDAFGNRQDRYADAMAPLGLKRGQRHSKAHHQPIREFYAQLPAKLAAAEAEYEAAREFRIKAEQDAIRADILRQAGEMATQKARQAQVAAERSRQAAEVRQREVEEVLARASLIEQDQRAALAVVHNEKLVLADDKARMAEFMERQGQAAAFEQYRADSLAVANLRNGKGKEWEAYEKSLRTYADDLKRHGAWRDAMTRRADKPLRFLLEAGAQALGHTSIAVNPARFVSDGIRAWLRLVGGEELVRLHRIVVGWMREIWAVATEIVIEPRHREREWER; translated from the coding sequence ATGGACAGCGCGACCAACGACAACGATGACGGCAAGGGGCCGTTCTGCATCCTGCGCCATGGGCGGAAGTCGCACACCTGGGGAGAACTGCGCCAGGCCAGCCAGCACACCGTGCGCGATCCCACCGTGTCCTGGCTGGGCGACAACATTGATCCGACCCGGTCGCCTCTGAACGAGGTGCTGGTGGGAACCGGCGATGTGGTGGAGGACGTGCGGGTGCGCTTGACCGCCGTCGGCCTGACGCCGAAGGCGGGGCAGGTAGTGGCGCGCGAGCTTCTGCTTTCTGCCTCCCATGCCCATTTCGCCGGCCTCGGCCAGACCGGGCGGGACGGGGATTGGGATCAGGACCGGCTGACCGCCTGGAAGACTGCCACGGTGGATTTCCTGAAGGGGGAGTTCGGCGACAATCTGGTCACCGTCAGCCTCCATCTTGATGAGTCGGTGCCCCATGCCCATTGCTGGGTGACAACGGCGGTCAATGTGGAGAAGAAGAGCCGGGGCCGTCCCCGCAAGGACGGCACACGGCCTGCCGCCGTCATGGGCTGGACGCTGAACCATGATCGGGTGATTGGCTCAGGCAAGGACGCTTTCGGCAATCGCCAGGACCGCTATGCCGATGCCATGGCACCCCTGGGGCTCAAGCGGGGTCAGCGCCACAGCAAGGCCCATCATCAGCCGATCCGGGAATTCTATGCTCAACTGCCGGCCAAATTGGCCGCTGCAGAGGCGGAATACGAAGCCGCGCGCGAATTCCGCATCAAGGCCGAACAAGACGCCATCCGCGCCGATATCCTGCGCCAGGCAGGTGAGATGGCCACCCAAAAGGCGCGGCAGGCCCAAGTGGCGGCGGAGCGGTCCCGACAGGCTGCCGAGGTCCGCCAGCGCGAGGTCGAAGAGGTGTTGGCTCGCGCCAGCCTGATCGAACAGGACCAGCGAGCCGCCCTGGCCGTCGTCCATAATGAAAAGTTGGTTCTGGCCGATGACAAAGCCCGCATGGCGGAATTTATGGAGCGGCAGGGCCAGGCCGCCGCATTTGAACAATACCGCGCCGACAGTTTGGCAGTTGCCAATCTGCGCAATGGCAAAGGCAAGGAGTGGGAGGCGTATGAAAAATCATTGCGGACCTATGCCGACGATCTGAAACGGCATGGCGCCTGGCGCGATGCCATGACCCGTCGCGCCGACAAGCCGTTGCGCTTCCTGCTGGAGGCCGGTGCTCAGGCGCTGGGCCACACCTCCATTGCGGTCAACCCGGCCCGCTTCGTCAGTGACGGGATACGAGCCTGGCTTCGCCTTGTCGGCGGTGAGGAACTGGTCCGGCTCCATCGCATCGTCGTCGGCTGGATGCGCGAGATCTGGGCGGTGGCCACAGAGATCGTTATCGAGCCGAGGCATCGGGAGAGGGAATGGGAGCGGTAA
- a CDS encoding AAA family ATPase — MAEESLLDWANKQPGWARDALRRHAVSATHALSEGDKAEILVRVRHHAGFTGDVPPLCTPLMAAHLGTANGSDPRTLLCSFGPVQNLNRLAAGQKLQFALDGLTAIYGDNGSGKSGYARIAKKLCRSLTSADLLGNVFEPGTKPPAAVTVRYQKVGDQQVTETVWTDGNAPPTELSQISVFDTQNARLYVDQENRISFLPSDIALLQRHSEHCAEMDAAFQKEITAVEKRVKVPLPAGYTPNGDAAKLLARLDPKSKQPLPTADEIKVNAQWADADLAEMQQLEGALANDPAVLAARSRRAKAALESCSVAISAIELGLSTDIGSALEGLRTHERLAADAASLAASDQFASEPLEGVGLPVWRLMYDYAKAYATSLQPDQDRLPDGEGDLCVLCQEPLSADGSARVRAFNDFVAGQAAKAADAARAALEQAVAKVREVQIPATAQVDLALAEFGGLSESRAQLGKALANYFAAALARRNALLEAVGTGAFATVPTLLPSPISDITADIAALEAEAVAFDQAAKEDGSRAAERGRLAALRDRKKLSDDLATILARHGDLEQLSKLKACVVAVERGHISRQITTLRRSLVMDDLEQRILAEIRAFDLTHIPFEVSDRSKDGQSYFGVALHSPIATANNKVLSEGEQRALALACFLGEAGRDTEKHGLIIDDPVSSLDHVRLRRVAVRLVEEARAGRQVIVFTHNILFFNEMVEAAARATPQVPVLRNFISSSKASGFGIVSVSDEPWLLLSVNKRIAKLRERLKDFSVISDFNTEEWRAKAKDFYTDLRETWERLVEEVLLGQVVERFNTDVRTQSLKGVVVEDQDYKTVFWAMKRVSERSGHDMAAGRAIPTPQPSDMKTDLDAIDSFRSATDKRKRDASTRRKALEEPPVATVG, encoded by the coding sequence ATGGCGGAAGAGAGCTTGCTTGACTGGGCCAATAAACAGCCGGGATGGGCGCGCGATGCCCTGAGGCGTCATGCCGTGTCAGCCACTCATGCGTTAAGCGAAGGTGACAAGGCGGAGATTCTTGTCCGTGTCCGCCACCATGCCGGATTTACTGGTGACGTTCCTCCGCTATGTACCCCTTTGATGGCAGCGCATCTAGGCACCGCCAATGGTTCTGATCCAAGAACCTTGCTGTGTTCGTTCGGTCCGGTTCAAAATCTCAACCGCCTCGCCGCCGGCCAGAAATTGCAATTTGCCCTCGACGGGCTGACCGCCATCTATGGTGACAACGGCAGTGGCAAGAGCGGGTATGCCCGCATCGCAAAAAAGCTCTGCCGCAGCCTGACATCGGCTGATCTCCTCGGCAATGTGTTCGAGCCCGGGACAAAGCCACCGGCCGCCGTGACGGTGCGCTACCAGAAGGTCGGCGATCAGCAGGTCACGGAGACCGTCTGGACGGACGGCAACGCGCCACCAACGGAGCTTTCGCAGATATCAGTTTTCGATACGCAAAACGCGCGTCTCTACGTGGACCAGGAAAACCGTATCAGCTTCCTTCCCAGCGACATCGCCTTGCTCCAGCGCCACAGCGAGCACTGCGCGGAAATGGATGCGGCATTTCAGAAGGAAATTACGGCGGTCGAAAAACGCGTCAAGGTCCCCTTGCCAGCCGGCTACACGCCCAACGGAGATGCTGCAAAGCTGCTTGCACGCCTCGACCCGAAATCAAAGCAACCTCTCCCGACAGCCGACGAAATTAAGGTCAATGCCCAATGGGCAGATGCCGACTTAGCGGAGATGCAGCAGCTTGAAGGCGCCTTGGCAAACGATCCGGCGGTGTTGGCCGCGCGGTCCCGCCGGGCAAAAGCAGCCCTTGAGTCCTGCTCGGTTGCGATTTCGGCCATCGAACTTGGGCTATCGACCGACATCGGGTCGGCGCTCGAAGGCTTGCGGACGCACGAGCGCCTTGCTGCTGATGCCGCGTCCCTTGCTGCGTCGGACCAGTTCGCGTCCGAACCGTTGGAGGGCGTTGGTCTTCCAGTTTGGCGTTTGATGTACGACTACGCCAAGGCATATGCCACCAGCCTTCAGCCTGACCAGGACAGGCTGCCCGATGGCGAAGGCGATCTTTGCGTTCTTTGCCAAGAACCCTTGTCGGCGGATGGTTCGGCCCGTGTGCGCGCCTTCAACGATTTCGTCGCGGGCCAGGCTGCCAAGGCCGCAGATGCCGCCCGTGCAGCCCTTGAGCAGGCCGTCGCCAAGGTCCGGGAAGTCCAAATTCCCGCCACCGCTCAGGTGGACCTTGCTCTTGCGGAATTTGGAGGGCTGTCCGAATCCCGTGCCCAACTTGGGAAAGCCCTCGCAAATTATTTCGCTGCGGCACTCGCGCGGCGTAACGCCCTGCTCGAAGCCGTCGGCACGGGCGCGTTCGCTACCGTCCCCACGCTGCTGCCCAGTCCCATTTCTGATATCACAGCCGACATCGCCGCCCTCGAAGCGGAAGCCGTCGCCTTCGATCAGGCCGCCAAGGAAGACGGCAGCCGGGCCGCTGAGCGGGGCAGGCTTGCCGCGTTGCGTGACCGCAAGAAGCTCTCAGATGACCTTGCCACCATTCTTGCGCGCCACGGGGACCTGGAGCAGCTATCTAAGCTCAAGGCGTGCGTTGTTGCCGTGGAAAGGGGGCATATTTCACGGCAGATCACCACGCTGCGCCGTAGCTTAGTCATGGACGACCTGGAACAGCGAATCCTCGCAGAGATCCGAGCTTTCGACCTCACCCACATCCCCTTCGAGGTGAGCGACCGCAGCAAGGATGGTCAGAGCTATTTTGGCGTCGCCCTTCACTCGCCCATAGCGACCGCCAACAACAAGGTGCTGAGCGAGGGGGAGCAAAGGGCACTGGCCCTTGCCTGCTTCCTTGGCGAGGCAGGACGTGACACCGAAAAGCATGGCTTGATCATCGATGACCCAGTGTCGTCGCTCGACCATGTTCGTCTGCGCCGCGTTGCCGTCCGCCTGGTCGAGGAGGCGCGCGCTGGGCGGCAGGTCATCGTGTTCACCCATAACATTCTTTTCTTTAACGAGATGGTCGAGGCGGCGGCAAGGGCCACGCCCCAGGTTCCGGTTCTCAGAAATTTCATCAGCTCGTCGAAGGCATCCGGATTCGGAATAGTGTCGGTAAGCGATGAGCCCTGGCTCCTGTTGTCCGTCAACAAGCGCATCGCCAAATTGCGTGAGCGCCTGAAGGATTTCTCTGTGATATCGGATTTCAACACCGAGGAATGGCGCGCCAAGGCAAAAGACTTCTACACGGATTTACGTGAGACATGGGAGCGTTTGGTCGAGGAAGTCCTCCTTGGGCAGGTCGTCGAAAGGTTCAACACGGACGTCCGCACGCAGAGCCTCAAGGGCGTCGTCGTGGAAGATCAGGACTACAAGACTGTCTTCTGGGCGATGAAACGCGTATCAGAGCGATCGGGCCATGACATGGCGGCCGGACGGGCAATTCCTACGCCGCAGCCCTCTGACATGAAGACAGATCTCGACGCGATCGATAGCTTTAGGTCGGCGACGGACAAGAGAAAGAGGGACGCGAGCACGCGGCGCAAGGCATTGGAAGAGCCGCCTGTCGCCACGGTCGGATAG